In Colletotrichum higginsianum IMI 349063 chromosome 3, whole genome shotgun sequence, a genomic segment contains:
- a CDS encoding Peptidase s41 family protein, whose product MAPPSLLFLLLPGAALVKAQCAADNCLRALDATQTPGRIASAQAFCATFTQSPAAANTSIPGYASEHCGSALGSELSSRLSSACSCIAPSSARATTSTAVYATVTPTLKYPCQNSTSIRLGSGTRTGIRTGTGTGTYTTVVNPTSTSVHGGERPTGEPCALVSDFWAKQVSAANPYPSVGAELAYACLKSVPLHKEVAVALVDAIRPYLEWQSSLVHIKNPPADYEPGAFDLLGHLGKIREKLLADRYHGEIDFQEDIFEMTAKTRDGHFAFLPDALTKVFRFGRPFALVSYAQDPLSMPAIKTLDEVKAVGDKARTVSRINGVDASAFIQGLVNQASATQDLDAAYNYMFHSKSMESLGATGAFHMLGWHNYQYPGESTTIEYATGERSSAANFAVVAVPFANVTDGESFYQRFCALGQPVVPGAPRVSVPVSKRNVLQFGRDPDPVVKSYNNAVSGYYLDGDGYEDVAVLNVASFRTRSTRIFQKTVDSFLEACRADGKSKVIVDLRMNAGGIILQGHDLFRQFFPHIEQDGFSRWRENGAFMTMAEVNSAAAGNIAPEDRDTPALAGLWHAPWNYQSGVNMTNQPFTSFDAKFSPWMWEGDPYTALMREDLANPFITASLGIDITGYGSRRNFTQPFESRDIILLTDGFCASTCSIFASGMKIQGNVKMVVMGGRPNGGLMQGVGGTKGSMVLHFNAIYESSRNLMATSYTNLTSEQEASLSQLTALPMLRSAGATLNVRDQILRNEVGTGIPAHFVNEPADCRLYWTLGMLGDVREIWKAAANSAWNGAGCIAGTGFGESRLRVQSSSKSAAAAHWPEIKVISAADVGLGEGLLEDDSDWDPEETFMF is encoded by the exons AtggcccctccctcccttctttttctcctcctcccaggGGCTGCGCTGGTGAAAGCGCAGTGTGCCGCCGACAACTGCctccgcgccctcgacgccacGCAGACCCCGGGACGCATCGCCTCTGCCCAGGCCTTCTGCGCGACCTTCACTcagtcgccggcggcggcgaacaCCTCGATCCCTGGATATGCCTCAGAGCACTGCGGCAGTGCCTTGGGGAGTGAGCTCTCGTCCCGTCTGTCTAGTGCGTGCTCGTGTATCGCACCGAGCTCGGCCAGGGCTACTACCTCCACAGCCGTATATGCTACCGTGACACCGACGCTCAAGTATCCGTGCCAAAACTCGACATCCATACGGCTGGGAAGCGGTACGAGGACGGGTATCCGTACGGGGACGGGGACCGGAACCTACACCACCGTGGTCAACCCAACTTCGACCTCCGTACACGGCGGAGAGCGTCCTACGGGAGAGCCTTGCGCGCTGGTCAGCGACTTCTGGGCGAAACAAGTCTCAGCTGCCA ATCCCTATCCGAGCGTAGGGGCAGAGCTCGCGTATGCATGCCTGAAGTCGGTGCCTCTCCATAAAGAAGTTGCAGTCGCCCTAGTCGACGCCATCAGGCCATACCTCGAGTGGCAATCTAGCCTCGTCCATATCAAAAACCCACCGGCTGACTACGAGCCCGGTGCCTTTGATCTTCTCGGTCACCTCGGGAAGATCCGGGAGAAACTCCTCGCGGACAGATACCATGGCGAGATCGACTTCCAGGAGGACATCTTCGAGATGACGGCCAAGACCCGCGACGGGCATTTTGCCTTCTTACCGGATGCCTTGACCAAGGTTTTTCGGTTTGGTCGGCCCTTTGCGCTCGTGTCGTACGCCCAAGACCCCCTCTCGATGCCCGCCATCAAAACCTTggacgaggtcaaggccgtTGGTGACAAGGCGAGGACCGTGTCGCGGATCAATGGCGTCGATGCCTCGGCCTTCATCCAGGGTCTCGTCAACCAGGCCTCGGCCACTCAGGATCTGGACGCGGCCTACAACTACATGTTCCACTCCAAGTCCATGGAGAGTCTCGGCGCCACAGGAGCGTTCCACATGTTGGGCTGGCATAATTATCAGTACCCCGGCGAGAGCACGACCATAGAATACGCCACGGGAGAgcgcagcagcgccgccaACTTTGCAGTCGTTGCGGTTCCCTTCGCCAACGTTACAGACGGCGAATCCTTCTATCAAAGGTTCTGTGCGTTGGGGCAGCCGGTCGTCCCAGGCGCCCCTCGTGTTTCGGTACCAGTCTCCAAGAGAAACGTGTTGCAGTTTGGACGGGATCCGGACCCTGTTGTAAAGAGTTATAACAATGCTGTGTCGGGCTACTAtctggacggcgacgggtATGAAGATGTGGCCGTCCTCAACGTCGCCTCCTTCAGGACGAGGAGCACAAGGATTTTCCAAAAGACGGTCGACTCCTTTCTCGAGGCTTGTAGAGCCGATGGAAAGTCCAAGGTCATCGTTGACCTGCGAATGAACGCCGGCGGAATCATCCTCCAGGGGCACGACCTGTTCCGCCAGTTCTTTCCGCACATCGAGCAGGATGGGTTCAGCCGGTGGAGAGAGAACGGCGCGTTCATGACGATGGCCGAGGTCAACTCTGCCGCAGCCGGGAATATCGCCCCCGAAGACCGCGACACCCCGGCGCTTGCGGGACTCTGGCACGCCCCGTGGAACTACCAGTCAGGCGTGAACATGACCAACCAGCCTTTCACGTCCTTCGACGCCAAGTTTAGCCCCTGGATGTGGGAGGGCGACCCATACACAGCCCTTATGAGAGAGGATCTAGCAAACCCATTCATAACCGCCAGTCTTGGAATCGATATCACGGGCTACGGGAGCCGGCGGAACTTCACACAACCATTCGAGTCCAGGGACATAATCCTCTTGACCGACGGTTTTTGTGCCTCGACCTGTTCCATCTTTGCGTCTGGGATGAAAATCCAAGGAAATGTCAAGATGGTAGTCATGGGAGGTCGGCCGAACGGCGGGCTCATGCAAGGTGTTGGCGGTACCAAGGGGTCCATGGTCCTCCATTTCAACGCCATCTATGAATCATCTCGAAACCTGATGGCGACGAGTTATACGAATCTGACTTCAGAACAGGAGGCTTCGCTGTCGCAGCTGACGGCTTTGCCTATGCTTCGAAGCGCCGGCGCGACTTTAAATGTACGTGACCAGATTTTGCGCAACGAAGTCGGAACCGGTATTCCCGCACACTTTGTCAATGAGCCAGCCGACTGTCGTCTTTACTGGACGCTTGGTATGTTGGGTGATGTGAGGGAGATATGGAAGGCTGCCGCCAACTCGGCGTGGAACGGGGCTGGTTGCATCGCTGGAACAGGCTTCGGAGAGTCGAGACTTCGCGTTCAGTCGTCAAGCAAGTCAGCCGCGGCGGCGCATTGGCCGGAGATCAAGGTGATCTCGGCGGCTGATGTTGGTTTGGGCGAAGGCCTGCTGGAAGACGATTCTGACTGGGACCCCGAGGAAACTTTCATGTTCTGA